A stretch of Desulfobacter hydrogenophilus DNA encodes these proteins:
- a CDS encoding B12-binding domain-containing radical SAM protein, with protein sequence MKVLLISANTFIEPYPVYPLGLDYVTGAIEKDHTVLIADLNLEKTKADLPRLLADEAPDVIGISIRNIDNTDKTDPKGFIHRYQDLTATIRAHSLAPIVLGGSGFSIFPSEIMALLDADYGIAGEGEQLAELLKMIEKKIYPDRATRTSVAAQTIPGLFVRGESGTGNPGKSHTMKQQFPRAFSPQSPHLNFYLTRGGMLNLQTKRGCPFACVYCTYPLIEGRKMRRFDPQEVADTALTLEKAGARYLFITDSAFNADIDHSLAVARAFQKRGVSIPWGAYFAPVTLPDGYFETLKQAGLAHIEFGTESLCDSVLKAYGKTFSQAQAVQTHQAAVQAGVHVAHFILMGGPGETPVTLDQTLERLTTLKKTAIFFYLGMRIYPGTPLYDLAIGSGQINEHQSLLDPVFYHSPAIETALIMEKVQAMAKDRTNWVVGTGGDATSRILNAMYKKGLSGPLWEFLIR encoded by the coding sequence ATGAAAGTGCTGCTGATTTCGGCCAATACCTTTATAGAACCCTACCCTGTCTATCCCCTTGGCCTGGATTATGTGACCGGCGCCATCGAAAAGGACCACACGGTTCTGATTGCCGACCTTAATCTTGAAAAAACCAAGGCAGACCTTCCCCGGCTTCTGGCCGATGAGGCGCCCGATGTCATCGGCATCTCCATCAGAAACATCGACAATACCGACAAAACCGACCCCAAAGGCTTTATCCACCGATACCAGGATCTTACCGCCACAATCAGGGCCCACTCGTTGGCACCCATTGTCCTTGGGGGCAGCGGTTTTTCCATATTCCCCAGTGAAATCATGGCGCTTTTGGATGCGGATTACGGCATTGCAGGGGAAGGAGAGCAACTGGCAGAACTTTTAAAAATGATAGAAAAAAAAATCTATCCGGACCGGGCAACGAGAACATCGGTGGCAGCCCAAACCATACCAGGACTCTTTGTCAGGGGCGAATCCGGCACAGGCAATCCGGGAAAGTCCCACACAATGAAACAACAATTTCCCCGGGCCTTTTCTCCCCAATCCCCCCATCTGAACTTTTACCTGACCCGGGGGGGGATGCTGAATCTGCAGACCAAACGGGGGTGTCCCTTTGCCTGTGTGTACTGCACCTATCCCCTGATTGAGGGCCGCAAAATGCGCCGTTTTGATCCCCAGGAGGTGGCAGACACGGCATTAACCCTGGAAAAAGCCGGCGCCAGGTACCTGTTCATCACGGACTCGGCCTTTAACGCAGATATCGACCACAGCCTGGCCGTGGCCCGGGCCTTTCAAAAACGAGGCGTATCCATTCCCTGGGGCGCCTATTTTGCCCCGGTCACACTGCCTGACGGCTATTTTGAAACGTTGAAACAGGCAGGGCTGGCCCATATAGAATTCGGCACGGAATCTTTATGCGATTCAGTACTTAAGGCATACGGCAAGACATTTTCCCAGGCCCAGGCAGTACAGACCCATCAGGCCGCCGTCCAGGCAGGGGTGCACGTTGCCCACTTCATACTTATGGGCGGCCCCGGAGAAACACCGGTAACCCTGGACCAGACCCTGGAAAGACTGACGACCTTAAAAAAAACAGCGATTTTCTTTTACCTTGGCATGCGCATCTATCCGGGCACGCCCTTGTATGATCTGGCAATCGGGTCCGGACAAATCAACGAACACCAATCCCTGCTTGATCCGGTGTTCTACCACAGTCCCGCCATTGAAACCGCATTGATCATGGAAAAGGTGCAGGCCATGGCAAAGGACCGAACCAACTGGGTCGTGGGCACCGGAGGCGATGCCACGTCCCGAATTTTAAACGCCATGTACAAGAAAGGATTATCAGGGCCTTTATGGGAGTTCCTGATTCGATAA
- a CDS encoding radical SAM protein produces MKTVSSLLDQQWYARYKAISKLNIRSSIYDVTNRCNLRCKGCFFFSSGEHEAAKEQMDISEWEAFIDREKERGVNLAILIGGEPTLCLDRVEAFYKRMPTFVATNGLIKVPRERFPDMMVGISLWGSSDDEKTLRGKDTFAISSRHYEGDPHVYYLLTITPKLVGNIEPIIQKIRNVGLKVHMQLLSNDEGVDGFSWTEHELAAVCQEMDELLDRYPDTLVSSKYYHKIITTGIMLGRPFGWAECPSVTQPLDDRKNNPKRLTNFIRWASDLKTMHRCCTSETRDCKTCKDGAAHMSWVMVNKRAHMNSTQDLQNWITVYEMFAKLYQFIPW; encoded by the coding sequence ATGAAAACAGTTAGTTCTCTTCTGGATCAACAGTGGTATGCACGATATAAAGCAATTTCCAAGCTCAACATAAGAAGTTCCATCTATGATGTAACCAATCGATGTAACCTGCGCTGCAAGGGCTGTTTCTTCTTTTCATCCGGCGAACACGAGGCGGCCAAAGAGCAGATGGATATTTCAGAATGGGAAGCCTTTATTGATCGGGAAAAGGAGCGGGGCGTCAACCTTGCCATTCTCATCGGCGGAGAACCCACCCTCTGCCTGGATCGGGTCGAGGCGTTTTATAAACGCATGCCCACCTTTGTTGCCACAAACGGATTGATCAAAGTGCCCAGGGAGCGTTTTCCGGATATGATGGTGGGCATTTCGCTGTGGGGCAGCAGTGATGACGAAAAGACATTAAGGGGAAAGGATACCTTTGCCATATCCAGCCGCCACTATGAAGGCGACCCCCATGTGTACTATCTTTTGACCATTACCCCCAAACTGGTTGGAAATATTGAGCCCATCATCCAAAAAATCCGCAATGTCGGACTTAAAGTGCATATGCAGCTTCTTTCCAATGACGAAGGCGTGGACGGATTCAGCTGGACAGAACACGAGCTTGCTGCCGTGTGTCAGGAGATGGACGAATTATTGGACCGCTATCCTGACACGCTGGTCTCCTCAAAATACTATCACAAGATTATCACCACAGGCATCATGTTAGGCAGACCATTCGGGTGGGCGGAGTGTCCCTCGGTGACCCAGCCCCTGGACGACCGGAAAAACAATCCCAAACGGCTGACCAACTTCATCCGCTGGGCCTCGGACCTTAAAACCATGCACCGCTGCTGCACCTCTGAAACCCGGGACTGCAAAACCTGCAAGGACGGCGCAGCCCACATGAGTTGGGTCATGGTCAATAAACGGGCCCATATGAACAGTACCCAGGATCTGCAGAACTGGATAACCGTATATGAAATGTTCGCCAAGCTGTATCAGTTCATTCCATGGTAA
- a CDS encoding methyltransferase family protein, protein MGVPDSITLMNFILFILISLILVWISRHTLKNYRSHGFYRFFVFEGIAALLALNQPYWFNDPFSIRQMFSWALLICSIGFVLCAVKLLRAFGGYSRRDDMPENFTFENTAHLVDTGLYRFIRHPMYASLLLLNWGAFLKHITPVTLSISVITTLFLIAVAKVEEKENHIFFGEAYTEYCSKSKMFLPFLF, encoded by the coding sequence ATGGGAGTTCCTGATTCGATAACCCTTATGAATTTCATTCTTTTTATTTTAATCAGCCTGATTCTGGTGTGGATTTCCCGGCATACCTTGAAAAATTATCGCAGCCATGGCTTTTACCGCTTTTTTGTTTTTGAAGGCATTGCCGCACTGCTCGCGTTGAATCAACCTTATTGGTTTAATGATCCATTTTCAATACGGCAAATGTTTTCCTGGGCACTGCTGATCTGTTCCATCGGTTTTGTCCTGTGCGCGGTGAAACTGCTTCGCGCCTTCGGTGGATACAGCCGCCGTGATGACATGCCAGAAAATTTCACTTTTGAGAATACGGCGCATCTGGTTGATACAGGCTTATACCGGTTTATTCGCCATCCCATGTACGCATCTTTGCTGCTTTTGAACTGGGGCGCGTTTTTAAAGCATATCACCCCCGTCACCCTATCAATCAGTGTGATAACAACATTATTCCTGATTGCAGTAGCCAAGGTGGAAGAAAAAGAAAACCACATATTTTTCGGGGAGGCCTACACCGAGTATTGCAGCAAATCAAAGATGTTCCTCCCGTTTCTATTTTAA
- a CDS encoding BtrH N-terminal domain-containing protein yields MIIDFKHTQSAHCECGVTANLINDAVKDSDQQLSEALAFGMGQGIFFGYLPFIKVNELPLTTFRCPVGKIFKSVTRALGIDVKWQKFSSVPTAMDALDRELDKGHPVGCRTGGYWLPYFPPALRFHFNMHNIVVIGKEGDNYIISDPVFPSVVECPAKDLALARFAKGALAPKGSMYRITRVPEKIDFKPALLTGLKGAAKSMVKTPVPFLGTRGIRFLGKCVERWPKKFGNEKTVLLLGQLIRMQEEIGTGGGGFRFMYSAFLQQAAGILDDPRLITMAEQMTASGDLWRRFAVKAARHCKGRATQDDSVQAMRQVLNTCADIETRTFKELLSIAG; encoded by the coding sequence ATGATAATTGATTTTAAACATACCCAGTCTGCCCATTGTGAATGCGGGGTTACTGCAAACCTGATCAATGATGCCGTAAAAGACAGTGATCAACAGCTTTCAGAAGCCCTGGCCTTTGGCATGGGCCAGGGTATCTTTTTTGGATATCTGCCGTTTATCAAGGTCAATGAACTGCCGTTGACAACCTTTCGGTGCCCGGTGGGCAAAATATTTAAAAGTGTGACCCGCGCTTTGGGCATTGATGTCAAATGGCAGAAATTTTCCAGTGTCCCCACAGCCATGGATGCACTGGATCGGGAGCTTGACAAGGGACATCCTGTGGGTTGCCGGACCGGCGGGTACTGGCTTCCATATTTTCCCCCGGCCTTGAGATTCCATTTTAACATGCACAATATCGTGGTGATCGGCAAAGAGGGGGATAACTATATCATCAGTGACCCGGTTTTCCCTTCTGTTGTGGAGTGCCCGGCAAAGGACCTGGCCCTGGCCCGGTTTGCAAAGGGAGCCCTTGCACCCAAAGGCAGCATGTACCGGATTACGAGGGTCCCTGAAAAAATTGATTTCAAACCCGCTCTATTGACCGGGCTCAAGGGTGCGGCAAAAAGCATGGTGAAAACGCCTGTGCCGTTTCTGGGCACCCGGGGGATTCGTTTTCTGGGAAAGTGCGTTGAGCGGTGGCCCAAAAAATTCGGCAATGAAAAAACCGTGCTCCTTTTGGGTCAACTCATACGGATGCAAGAGGAGATCGGTACCGGCGGCGGGGGGTTTCGATTCATGTATTCGGCGTTTCTCCAGCAGGCCGCCGGGATATTGGATGACCCGCGGCTGATCACCATGGCTGAACAGATGACGGCTTCCGGAGATCTGTGGCGCAGATTTGCCGTCAAGGCTGCAAGGCATTGTAAAGGCCGGGCAACCCAGGACGACTCGGTACAGGCCATGCGTCAGGTCCTCAATACCTGCGCTGATATCGAAACCCGTACCTTTAAGGAACTTTTGTCCATTGCCGGCTGA
- a CDS encoding beta-ketoacyl-[acyl-carrier-protein] synthase family protein, giving the protein MTSGAYIAAMGIISALGTGTDSTYQALKGGKSGLASVDFFQLNRPNFPKVGMVPGTIKNTLPRTHALARIAAGQIMAQCSRVPDAVVLGATTGGMLTCESLLKAKETDPKRFRYHGLGTVAEDLADLMGCTGPAITVSTACSSGNAALTIALEMIRSGQAETVLAGGADALCRMTCFGFQSLQVVDPAGARPFDQKRSGMSVAEGAGLLLLVSQRPENPVAELSGGGLSCDAYHASSPHPEGNGAFDAMAKAMDDAGVTPEQIDYISLHGTGTQANDRAEAMAVNRLFNPDKPAASSVKGATGHSMAAAGAIEAIISAIAVSKGIIPGNTGFSTPDPELNFIPVHRPIQQPVHRVLSNTFGFGGNNAAIVISKTENQTSGTCAREAKRVQKPQMGPMSVLGYACVTGAGTTAESLGAFYKGQSLAGMIADKTLTDLLTLKKVRRMKRFSRLMLALAVLAGKETPPDISPASIIGGTGWGSLSETWDFLSRLFAGNEKSSSPIDFVGSVHNAALGHVAMELGAKGANITTTGGDASFEQALWTAGILGKKDHTHMMVMGGDEHHPDLSFRFDMSVVPEGTAADGGGALVLAPGAVPGNPTLTPRLFMKNDDRLEPKETLADLTRELPDFNDRYGAVMAGIPKALNARGKALADALPNAFSSSIPILDYRRLTGQFATAPAVAAVLAVDAVKNNRLPDPNFPGQCVDLQGRGILLLGLGRHLTAVEVMPG; this is encoded by the coding sequence ATGACATCCGGCGCTTATATTGCTGCAATGGGAATTATCTCCGCTTTGGGAACAGGTACGGACAGCACCTATCAGGCCCTTAAAGGCGGCAAATCCGGTCTGGCTTCCGTGGATTTTTTTCAACTCAACCGTCCGAATTTTCCCAAGGTGGGTATGGTCCCCGGGACAATCAAAAATACGCTTCCCAGAACACACGCGCTTGCCCGGATCGCTGCCGGACAGATCATGGCGCAATGCAGCCGGGTCCCGGATGCCGTCGTCTTAGGCGCCACCACCGGGGGGATGCTGACCTGCGAATCCCTGCTCAAAGCCAAAGAAACCGATCCCAAACGGTTCCGATACCACGGTCTGGGCACGGTTGCAGAAGATCTTGCCGACCTGATGGGCTGCACCGGCCCTGCCATCACCGTGTCCACAGCCTGTTCTTCGGGAAATGCGGCCCTGACAATCGCTTTGGAGATGATCCGTTCCGGCCAGGCCGAAACCGTCCTGGCCGGAGGCGCGGACGCGCTGTGCCGGATGACCTGCTTTGGATTTCAGTCCCTGCAAGTGGTTGACCCGGCAGGGGCCCGTCCCTTTGACCAAAAACGTTCAGGCATGAGCGTTGCCGAAGGAGCAGGCCTGCTGCTGCTTGTCTCCCAAAGACCTGAAAATCCCGTGGCTGAACTGTCCGGCGGCGGCCTGTCCTGTGATGCATACCACGCCTCATCTCCGCACCCCGAGGGGAACGGCGCGTTTGATGCCATGGCAAAAGCCATGGATGACGCCGGCGTCACCCCCGAACAGATAGATTACATCAGCCTCCACGGTACAGGCACCCAGGCCAATGACAGGGCAGAGGCCATGGCCGTGAACCGGCTTTTTAACCCAGACAAACCGGCGGCATCGTCGGTAAAAGGCGCCACAGGCCATTCCATGGCCGCTGCCGGGGCCATCGAAGCTATCATTTCTGCCATTGCTGTATCCAAAGGTATCATTCCCGGCAATACCGGGTTCAGTACGCCGGATCCTGAACTGAATTTCATTCCCGTGCACCGCCCCATACAACAGCCCGTTCACCGGGTGTTGTCAAACACATTTGGATTTGGCGGGAATAATGCGGCCATTGTGATATCAAAAACAGAAAACCAGACATCCGGGACCTGCGCCCGGGAGGCAAAGAGGGTTCAAAAACCCCAAATGGGTCCCATGTCGGTTCTGGGTTACGCCTGTGTGACAGGTGCGGGCACCACGGCTGAAAGCCTGGGCGCATTTTACAAGGGGCAGTCCCTGGCAGGCATGATCGCGGACAAAACCCTGACAGACCTGCTCACCTTGAAAAAAGTGCGGCGGATGAAACGATTCTCCCGCCTGATGCTGGCCCTGGCGGTCCTGGCCGGAAAAGAGACACCCCCCGACATATCCCCGGCATCCATTATCGGCGGCACCGGATGGGGGTCGCTTTCGGAGACCTGGGACTTTCTTTCACGGCTTTTTGCAGGCAATGAAAAATCCTCCAGCCCCATCGATTTTGTGGGATCAGTTCACAACGCCGCCCTGGGCCATGTGGCCATGGAGCTTGGTGCAAAAGGGGCAAACATCACCACCACAGGCGGGGATGCCTCCTTTGAGCAGGCCCTTTGGACCGCCGGGATTCTGGGTAAAAAGGACCATACCCACATGATGGTCATGGGCGGGGATGAACACCATCCTGATCTGTCTTTCAGATTTGACATGTCCGTGGTCCCGGAAGGCACGGCGGCGGACGGCGGCGGTGCCCTGGTGCTGGCTCCGGGGGCGGTTCCCGGCAACCCCACCCTGACCCCCCGCCTTTTCATGAAAAATGACGACCGCCTTGAACCCAAAGAGACCCTGGCAGACCTTACCCGGGAACTGCCGGATTTCAATGACAGGTATGGTGCTGTCATGGCCGGTATTCCCAAGGCGCTTAACGCCCGGGGAAAGGCACTGGCTGATGCGTTGCCCAACGCGTTTTCGTCGTCCATACCCATCCTGGATTACCGCCGTCTTACCGGGCAATTTGCCACGGCCCCGGCTGTTGCAGCCGTGCTTGCCGTGGATGCGGTAAAAAACAACCGACTGCCTGACCCGAATTTTCCGGGACAATGCGTAGACCTTCAAGGCCGGGGGATACTCCTTTTAGGCCTTGGCCGGCACCTGACCGCCGTTGAGGTGATGCCTGGATGA
- a CDS encoding acyl-CoA thioesterase, translating to MVKKNEHKKPVYKHFETEHKVPFHDMDPMHVMWHGNYYKYFDVTRFDLFKAAGVDLYEYSFSKQVSFPVSRSSIKHIAPLKFHDEFICKATVTEAEYKIGINFEIRLKETGQICARGKSEQVAVRVPEMTLLFRIPEDITSALLV from the coding sequence ATGGTAAAAAAAAACGAACATAAAAAGCCGGTCTACAAGCACTTCGAAACGGAACACAAAGTCCCGTTCCACGACATGGACCCCATGCATGTGATGTGGCACGGCAATTATTATAAATACTTTGATGTGACAAGATTCGACCTGTTTAAAGCAGCGGGCGTTGACCTGTATGAATATTCTTTTTCAAAACAGGTCAGTTTTCCGGTAAGCCGCTCATCCATCAAGCATATTGCGCCCCTAAAATTTCATGACGAATTTATCTGCAAAGCAACCGTGACAGAGGCTGAATACAAAATTGGCATAAATTTTGAAATCCGGCTTAAAGAAACGGGCCAGATCTGTGCCCGGGGGAAAAGCGAACAGGTGGCTGTGCGTGTGCCTGAAATGACGCTTTTGTTTAGAATCCCCGAGGATATAACCTCAGCGCTTCTGGTGTGA
- a CDS encoding ABC transporter ATP-binding protein, with product MPADDSQSVLEVRGLGKRYPGGQKDVLTDLTLRVEKGEIFGLLGPNGAGKTTTISILSTLIKPSRGSVRICGVDALKHPFKVRPLISLIPQEIALFPKLTGRENMRYFGTLFGLQKIELDLKLPETLALFDLNEFADQLITKCSGGIQRRFNIACGILHDPALIFLDEPTVGMDVHSRNALLDRVQQLSLKGSTLIYTTHYMEEAEKICSRVLIMDKGICLAQGATDELISGNGKYRNLNELFLKTTGK from the coding sequence TTGCCGGCTGATGATTCCCAATCTGTTCTTGAAGTCAGAGGCCTGGGAAAACGCTATCCGGGCGGCCAAAAAGATGTCCTGACCGACCTGACTTTAAGGGTTGAAAAAGGTGAGATTTTCGGACTATTAGGGCCCAACGGTGCCGGGAAAACCACAACCATCTCAATTTTGTCCACCTTGATAAAACCCTCCCGGGGCAGCGTGCGGATCTGCGGCGTGGACGCCTTGAAACATCCGTTTAAAGTCAGGCCCCTTATCAGTCTGATCCCCCAGGAAATCGCTTTGTTTCCAAAACTCACCGGACGGGAAAACATGCGCTATTTCGGCACGTTATTTGGGCTCCAAAAAATAGAGTTGGATTTAAAACTTCCCGAAACCCTGGCATTGTTTGACCTGAATGAGTTTGCCGATCAGCTCATCACAAAATGTTCCGGGGGCATTCAACGCAGGTTTAATATTGCCTGCGGGATTCTGCACGATCCGGCGTTGATATTCCTGGATGAACCCACTGTGGGAATGGATGTTCATTCGCGCAACGCATTGCTTGACCGGGTTCAGCAGTTAAGCCTTAAGGGCAGCACCCTGATTTATACGACCCATTACATGGAAGAGGCCGAAAAAATCTGTTCCCGGGTTTTGATCATGGATAAGGGCATTTGCCTTGCCCAAGGTGCCACCGATGAGCTGATTAGCGGCAACGGCAAATACCGCAACCTCAATGAGCTGTTTTTGAAAACCACGGGGAAATAA